The following nucleotide sequence is from Nitratidesulfovibrio termitidis HI1.
GGAAACGGCAAGGGCAGAAGCGTCGTGCGGGGGCTGCGCGGCGGACCGCGCATGGCGATGCCCCGGCAGGTGACCCGCCTCCTGCCAACCTATGAAGAAATAGTAGGGCGCTGCTGGCGTGTCAAGCACGACGGCGCGGTCAGCCCGCTTCTATACACTGCGGAACATGGTGAAATCATCGGGAATCGAGCGCCCGCGCGGGATGGCCTCCAGTGCAAGGCCGTGCCCCAGCCCAAGGGACGCCAGCCGCCAGCCCGCATGGGCCACCATGATGCCGTTGTCCGTGCACAGTGCGGGCGACGGCAACAGCAGTGGCAGGCCCGCCCTCCGGGCAAGATCGCCAAGCGCTTCACGGACATACGAGTTCGCGGCCACGCCGCCGGCAGCCACCAGCGCCCGTACGGGGGCGCGGCGAGGACCGGGGGCCGGACCGCCCTGCCCTGCACCTGCTGCACAGGCAGCCTGATCCGGCGATGCGGCCCGGCCCGACAGTGCGGCCCGGCCCGACAGTGCTGCCTGGTCCGACAATGCGGTCTGACCGGCATCCGTGGCAACCGCTGCACCCTTTTTCCGCTTCTTTCTGGCCGGTGCGGCGGGCGTGCCGGGCAGCGGACCGTTTTCGCGCACCAGGGCGCGCTCCAGCTTGATGCGCAGGGTGTCGGCTACGGCGTGGTTGAACGAGGCGCACATGTCGTACAGGGCTGCCATATCGGGCAATTCCGGCTGGACCAGATTAGACGTGCCGTTGACGGAACCCGCCGCACCTGCCGAACCATCCGCCACGGCGCGTGCGGCCTTTATCAGCGCGGGGTTGGCCTGCACCACCAGCCCGGCGGCGGTCTTCAGTCCGCTGAAGCTGAAATCGAGGTTGTCGTTGTCGACGTAGGGCCGGGGAAACATGGCGGGGGTCACCGTGCCCTTGCGGCCCAGTTCATCGATGGTGCGCCCGCCGGGATAGGCCAGGCCCAGTTGCTTGGCCACCTTGTCGAAGGCCTCGCCCGCAGCGTCGTCCAGGGTGCGCCCCAGCAGGGGCATGTGGCGCGGCGATTCCATGCGATAGATGTGGGTATGTCCGCCGGACACCAGCAGGCCCAGCGCGGGATACGGCATCTCTTCGGCAATGCCCGCCGCCAGCAGGTGGGCGTGCAGGTGGTTGACCCCCACCAGCCGCGCGCCGGTGGCCAGTGCCAACCCCTTGGCAAAGCCCATGCCCACCAGCAGGCTGCCCAGCAGGCCCGGCCCGCGCGCCACGGCCACCACGTCGATGTCGGCAGCGGTCACGCCTGCGCGGCGCAGCACCTCGTCGCACAGGGCGCCGATGAGCCGGTAGTGCTCGCGCGAGGCCAGTTCCGGCACCACCCCGCCGAACAGGGCGTGCACGTCGGCCTGCGAGGACATGACGTCGGCAATGACCACGCCGTCGCGTACGAGCGCCAGCGCGGTTTCATCGCACGAGGTTTCTATGCCGAGACAGAGCATTATGTACCGTCGCAGAGGCCGAATTGCCCAATTAAAAAGTTTTGAAGGATGGGGAGGGGTTCGGGGAGGGGAAGGAAACTTTTTCGCGTTGCGGTCGCCATCCGTAAGGTTTGCTTCGCTCACCTAACGGCTGCCGCAAAAGTTTCCTTCCCCTCCCCGATTATCGTCTTTTTCAGAACGCCGACCCGCCCTACCCTGCGCGACGGGTGTAGATGTCGGTCACGGCCTGCACGTCGCGGCGCGAGCCGATGAACAGGGGCACGCGTTCGTGCAGCACCTGGGGCGTGATGTCCAGGATGCGGCCCGTGCCGTCGGTGGCAAGGCCGCCTGCCTGCTCGGCCAGAAAGGCCAGGGGCGAGGCTTCGCACTGCAGACGCAGCTTGCCCTGCGGCTTTTGCGGGTCGCGCTGGTCCATGGGGTACATGAAGATGCCGCCGTACAGCAGGGTGCGGTGAAAATCCGCCACCAGCGAGCCCACGTAGCGCAGGGAATAGGGCTTGCCGCGTTCGTTGTCGGTGCCCTTGAAGTAGCCGACGGCCTCGCGGGTGGCGTCATCCCAGTAGTGCCAGTAGGATTCGTTGACGGAGTATATCTTGCCCCGCTCGGGGATGCGGATGTCGGGGTGCGAAAGCAGGAATTCGCCCACGGTGGGGTCCAGGGTGAAGCCATGCACGCCCTGGCCGGTGGAATACACCAGCATGGTGGAGGGGCCGTACAGGATGTAGCCCGCGGCCACCTGCTCGGCGCCTGCCTGCAGCACGTCTTCCATGGTGGCGTCGTCGCCCGAAGGCGACTTGCGGCGCAGGATGGAAAAGATGGTGCCGACGTTGATGTTCACGTCGATGTTGGACGAGCCGTCCAGCGGGTCGAAGATGAGGATGTAGTCGCCCCGGACGAGCTTTTCGGACACGCGGATGACGTCGGCGTTTTCTTCCGAGCCCATGGCGCACAGCGCGCCGGAGCGTTCCATGCGGTAGATGAGCACACGGTTGGCGAATTCGTCCAGCTTCTGCACGTTCTCGCCCTGCACGTTGACCTCGCCGGTGCCGCCCAGAACGTCCAGCAACCCCGCCTTGTTCACGCTGCGGGCGATGATCTTGGCGGACAGGATGAGGTCGTTCAACAGGGTGGTGAACTGGCCGGTGGCTGCGGGCGAACGCTTCTGGTGCAGCAGCAGATGCTCGGTAACGGTGACCTCTGGCATGGAGTGCTCCTGGCGGAACCGCGCCGGTGCGGCGCGGTGTGGAAGTACCGGGCACGGCCCGGCGGATGGGGGAAAGGCCAGAAACGGCGCGCGCCGGGGCGCACCGCCCGCCAGATGGCGGAAACGGGCACGCCCCGGCGCGACGCGAACCTTATCGGATGGCTTCTTCCTTGACCTTCTGATCGTCCGACGCCTGCGGCGCGGGCTTGGTCAGGATGCTGCCCTCGGATTCGTCAAGTTCGGGGTAGGCGGGCTGGATTTCCGTCACGGGCTCGTTGGGGTTGCTGGCCGAACCCAGCGCGGCGGCCTGCTTGAGGATACCGAGCTGTTCCGGCTTTTCGGGAAAGCTGCCAGCCTCGGGCACGGCAAACACCAGCGGCAGGTTGCCGAGGTAGCGCGACACCCAGTAGAACTCGCCGTTGGTGTTGGCAACGGTGCCGTAGACGTCCTTGGTGAGCACGGCGCCCCAGTCGGTGGAAGCGATGGGAGTGGCCTGCGCGTCGAAGCGGCCCGGCCACATGACCTGGCCGGGCGCGGCGATCATCAGGTCCGCCGGGCGCGACGAATACGGCAACAGCGCGCGGATGTCGAAATGGGCGATGACCAGCCCCCGGAAGTCGGTGCCGGAGTACACGGGCACGCCCACATACACTTCGGGCCCCATGGGGGTATCCTGCACGTAGCTGCGCAGGGCGCGCATGTTCTGCTTGGCGTCTTCCTTCAGCAACGGGGTGAAATCCAGCGGCTTCATGGACGCTTCGGGCTGCTGGGCCATGACGTTGCCATCGTGGTCCACGGCGGCCAGGCCGCTGATCCACGGAAAGCGCTGGAACATCTGCTTGGCCCACGCGGTGTCGGGCTTGCGGTCGCTGTTTTCCAAGGCGCGTTCAAGCGCGCGCAGTTGGATGTCGATTCCGGCAAAGCCTTCGGCCAGGCGGGCTTCGGCGGGCGCCACCTCGCCCTTGTCCTCAAGGTCGAGCTTGGCGGGGGTATTCAGATATTCGCGGTAGTACCGGCGGGTGTCCTTCCAGTACTCCTTGGCCTCGTGCTTGCACCCCGTCGCCAGCAGCACGCCCAGCGCGAGCAGCAGACAGGCGGCCTTGTTGACTCGCTGCACTCTCTTTCTCCTGAATGGATCGTTGCGATCTGCGGCAGGCCGACTGGCGCGGGGCTTTCCCCGTCCCCCTTCGTCACGAAGGACGCGCACGGCTGCCGCGCGGTATCCCCGCGCGTGGGTTCGATACGAATTTCGGGCCCGCTATCCCTGGGCGCGCGCCTCCAGGCGTTCGGCCAGCGATTCGAGCATGTGGATGAGCTTGTGCTTGCCCTGAAGGGGCTGCCCCTCGTCGGTCGCCTGCTGCCGCTGGCTTCCCTCCCCCGCGGACTTGAGGCGGTTGGTGAGTTCCTGGATCACGCTGGCGATGTCGGCGCGCTCTTCGTCGCTGCCCGAGGCGGCCATCAGTTCCTCGTAGATGTCAAGGGCGCCGCGCAGGTCGCCCTGCTCGGCAAGCACCTGCGCCATGGAGCGGGTGCGCAGCGAAAAATGTTCTTCTTCCTCGTCTTGGGCGTCCAGTGCATCGGAAGTGGTCGCGTCAACATCAGTTGGCGCAGATGGCGCGTCTGGTGCACCGGCTGCACGTTCTTCTTCATCGCCATCGGCGTGGGCAGCCGCACGCGAAAGCGGTGCGTGTCCGAGGGTTTCGTGCGGAACGGCGGTTGCGTCATGCATGCCAGGCATGCCGGATTCGACTATGGCGGAAGGCCCGACGGGGGTCGCCGCCGGATGCGTGGCGGGCGCGGGATCCGTGCCGTTGCCGCCCAGCATGGCGCGCAGCCCGTGCTCGATGACGGATGTCCACGAAAGAGCGCCCTGGGTGCCGGAACGGAACGAGGCCGCCAGAAAGGCCAGGGCCAGCGCGGTGTCGCGGCCCTTGTCCCCGGCGGCCAGGCAGGCGCTCCAGGCATCCCAGAAGCCGGGATACGCGCCCAGCAGGCGGGCCAGCTTGCCCACTTCGCCGTCGCGCAGGTCGTCCCTGTGACTGGAATGCAGGAGTTCTATGAGGAAAAGGCGGGCTTCGATGAATTCGGGATGGCGGTCAAGCCCCTGACGCAGGGTGGCTATGGCGTCATCGGGTTGGCCGTTTTCAGCCAGCAGGCGGGCGAGCGGAAAAAAGACCTTAGAACTCGGTTCGAGTTCAAGTACCTCTTGATACCACTCAATTTTTGCCTTCATCAGATCCGGCTCCCGGTGTGGCCGCTTCCGCCTGCGTCTCGGGGAAGATGTAGAGGATTTCGTTGTCCTTCACGAAGTTCAACCGCTTGCGGATCATCTTTTCGACATATTTTCCGTCCGCCTGCAAGAGCCGTATTTCGCGGCTGAGGGCCAGGTTGCGGGTGTCGAGATCCTTCAGCCGGGCCTCCATGGCGGTGCACTGCTGCTTCAGCATCTTGTACGCCACCATGCCCTGGTCGCTCCAGACAAGGCGATACAGCAGAACAACGTTGAGGGCCAGGGAAAGGCCGATGAGCAGGCGACGCCAGAACATCTCTGTCACTGCAACAGCCGACGCTGTTCGCCGCGACGGCGCATGGCGGAAACCGGCCCTTTCAGTTCTTCCAGAAAATTCGCGGTGGCTCGCTCTATGCGGCGCACATCGTCCTCGTCCAGCAGCACGGCGTCAAGCCGTTCCATGAACGACTTGAGCACGGTGAACTCCTGCATCAGTTCGCCCCCAAGCTCCAGCCGCTCCAGATCGGGCTCAAGCTCAAGGATGGTCTGCAGGCAGTTCTTCAACCTGCTGTGCAGTCCCTCGTGATCCTGCATGAATGCGTCTCCGGCCATGCGCCCCGCCTGTGCGGGCTAGGCCCGTCCGGCGCCATCCTTGAGCCAGTTTCCGTAAAATGTATACAGGTAGTTGAAGCCTGAAAATACCGTGAGAAACAACGCGATGTAAAGCATAAACTGCCCTGCCGGGTTGGGGTCCAGCCCGAACCACTGGTAGTGCAGCATCAGCGGCACCAGCGCCAACATCTGCATGACGGTCTTCATCTTGCCGAACTTGTCCGCTGCAATGACCAGCCCTTCATCGGCGGCCACGGCGCGCAGGCCGGTGACCATCAGTTCGCGCGCGATGATGACGATGGCGATCCACCCGGCAATCCAGCCCAGTTCCACCAACATGATCATCACCGAGCCGATGAGGATCTTGTCGGCCAGCGGGTCCAGGAACTTGCCGAAGCTGGTCACCATGTTCGAGCGCCGCGCGATGTGCCCGTCGATGACGTCGGTGGCCGAGGCCAGCGCGAACAGCACCACGGCTGCCAGGCAGGTGATGCGGCCCGGGAACATCAGCAGCGCGACGATGGCGGGCACGATGAAGATGCGCGCCAGCGTTATGCGGTTGGCAAGGTTGAACATCCGCTGAAAGGGGCTTGGTTGCTGCGTCATGTGGGTGTTCCTAGCACACTTCGTCGCGCTGGCAAAGGGAGGATGGCGACCCCGCCGCGAAAGGAGCCGCCCTGGTCATCCTGTTACGTCATGTCCCGCCGTGGACCGCCGTTGCCCGCCATGCCCTGGCAGACGCCCGGCTGGCGTGCGGGCTGTTCTTGCGGGGGCGGCATCGGGCCGGTACGCGCGACTTCGCACGCACCGACCCGGTCGCATATATCAGGCGGACGTCATGTCAGGCTGACGGCAGGCGGTCATGGGACGGGTATGGGACGGGTATGGGACGGGCATGGGGCAGCCATCAGGCGTGGGTGCTGGCCACGGCTTCCAGGCTGTTCTCGGACGCGGCCGCGATGTTGTCGGCCAGCTCCAGAAAGCCCTGCTTGGCGCGCGAATCCTCTTCCAGCATCACCACGGGCACGCCCCGGTCGGCAGCCACCACGGTGGCCGGATCCAGCGGTACGGCGCCAAGGAAAGGCAGGCCGCACTTTTCGGCCAGTTCGCGCCCCCCGCCCTTCTTGAACAGCGAAATTTCTCCGCCGCAATGCGGACAGTACAGGCCGCTCATGTTCTCGACCACACCCAGCACGTTGGCCTGGGCGTATTGCAGGAAGTTGATGGCCTTGCGCACGTCGGCCAGCGAGATTTCCTGCGGGGTGGTCACCACCACGCACAGGGCATCGGGGATGGTCTTCAGCACGGTCATGTGCTCGTCGCCGGTGCCGGGGGGGGAATCGATGAGCAGAAAGTCCAGGTCGCCCCAGTTCACGTCGGACACGAACTGACGGATGGCCGCCGTCTTCTTGGGGCCGCGCCACAGCACCGCCGTGTCGCGGTCCTTGAGCAGTGAATCCATGGAAATGACGAACAGGTTGTCGTTGTATTTCGCAGGGTTCAGCAGGCCGCCACGTTCGTCGGCCTCTATGCCCGCACGCAGGCCCAGCAGGTTGGGCACGCTGGGACCGTGGATGTCCACGTCCAGGATGCCCACCTTGTAGCCCCGCGCGGCCAGGGCCGCCGCCGTGTTCACGGTGACGGAGCTTTTGCCCACCCCGCCCTTGCCGCTCATGATGAAGAGCTTGTATCTGATCCGCCCCAGCGTGGAGGAGATGATCTCGTCCTGAATGGCCATGCCGGCGCTGGGCTTGCCCGTTTCGGCCTTGTTCCTGGCCGAGGGGCAGGTGCTGCACGAGGACATATGGATGCTCCTTGTCTGTGGCCGCCTGGCCGGTGGCGCGGCGGGCCATGAAATTGCGATGCGGCGGGGCTTGCCCGCCCCGGTAAGGTAATGAATCGCGCCGCCCCGTCAAGCAAAAGGACCAGCACGACAGCGCCGGGGCAGACGAACCCCGCACGGGATGCCGGTGCGGCGTCAGTTCAGGAACTTGATCGCCACGAAGCCCAGCACGCCGAGCACCAGCGTGCCCAGCAGCACGAGGTCGAACCGGCGTTCCAGAAAGTGGCGCACCCGTTCACCGAACAGATAGATGAGCCCGGCGATGACGAAAAAGCGCAGCCCCCTGCTGACCACCGAGGCCAGCAGGAAGGTGGGAAAATCTATGCGGAAGGCCCCGGCGGTGAGCGTGCACAGCTTGTACGGCACCGGGGTGAGCCCGGCCACGGCCACGGCCCAGGCGCTGTAGGTATCGTACCACGCCTTCACGGCGTGATACTGCTCCTGCAGGCCGTAAAAGCGCACGATGGGCATGCCGACCACGTCCATGAAGAACATGCCCACGAAATAGCCCACGATGCCGCCCGCCACGGAAGCCGCAAGGCAGATGGCGGCCAGGCGCAACGCGCGTTCACGCGCGGCCAGGGCCATGGGAATCAGCAGCAGATCCGGCGGCAGGGGAAAGAAGACCGATTCGGTGAACGAGACCAGCACCAGCATGCGCACGGCGCCGCGTGATGCGGCGGCGGCCCACAGCCGGTCGAGAAGGCGGGAGAAAAGGCGCATGGCGTCGGTTGTCCTCAAGGGTGTTGGAAACGGCGCGGGCCCGGACGCTGCACGGTCGGGTGGACGAGAATCAGGTTGCGCAGGGACGGAATGCTTCCTCCCCTGCCCCGCCTGCCCCGCCTGCCCCGCCCGGCACGCCCGGCACGACGGTCAGCCGCGCCAGCCGTGGGTGCCCACCAGGTCCACGAAGGCCACGCCGCCCTTGCTTTCGCGCACCACGCGGCCACCTTGCTTGCGCACCACCACCAGTTCCTGCATGCGCTTGCTGGACCCCACGGGAATGACCAGGATGCCCGGGTCGGCCAGCTGCTCGATGAGCGGCAGCGGCACTTCCGGCCCGCCCGCCGTGACCAGGATGCGGTCGTAGGGGGCGGCCTCGGGCCAGCCCAGAGTGCCGTCGTCCAGCTTCAGCCGCACCTTGCGGTACTTCAGCGTGCGCAACAGGTCGCGCGCGGCGGCGTGCAGTTCGCGGATGCGTTCCACCGTGTACACGTCCATGCCCATTTCCGCCAGCACGGCGGCCTGGTAGCCGGATCCGGTGCCGATTTCCAGCACCCGCAGGCCCGGTTGCGGCTCGATGATCTGTGACATGAGCGCCACGATGAACGGTTGCGAAATGGTCTGTCCGTGCCCGATGGGCAGGGGGTGGTCCTCGTAGGCCTGGGCGCGCAGGGCTTCCTGCACGAACAGATGGCGCGGCACGGAACGCATGGCCGCAAGGACGGCCGGGTCGGTGATGCCGCGCGTCTCGATCTGCTGTTTCACCATGCGCTCACGGTTGCGCTTCATGTCGAGCATGCGCGGTCCTCTCTGGAATGGGTGCCCCGCGAGGGGGGGGAGCGTCGCGTTGCCGTGGCAGGCCGCGCACGACTGCACACACCGCGTCAGGCCACGCACCCAAGGGGCTGGGGGGCGGCGTGCGGCAAGGGCCACCACGGGGAGGCCGATGTGCGGGCAAACTGCGGAACGGCATGCGAACGGGCAGAACCGGCAAAACCGGCAGAACCGGCGGGACAGGCAGGACGGGCGTTGCGAGTCGCCTCGTCCATACGGCCCCGGCATGGTTTGGAAAACAGATTTTGCCCCCGGCGTCAATCATGGGGGCCGCAACGCCGGGTTCACGAGCCTTCGCATAGCCCCTTCCGGCGCCCATTGCCCCGCCCGTTTCGCCAGCCCTGCGTAGCGCGGATACCGCCCGTGTCGCCCCGGCTTGCTTGACTTATGCGCGGAGTATGCGACACTTGCGGAAACGCGCTTGCGGGGGAAACCATGCTCTACGTCGGCGATCTCATGTCCACCGGGCTCTTCACCCTGAAGAAGACCGATTCGCTCCGGGCGGCCCGCTCGCTGATGCAGCTGGCCCGCATCCGGCACATTCCCATCGTGGATGCCAAGGGCGACTTTCAGGGGTTGCTGACCCACCGCGACATCCTGTCCGCCACCATCTCGCGCTTCGCCGGCGTGGACGAGGCGGTGCAGAACGAGATCGACGCAGGTATTCCCGTGGGCGAGATCATGCGTACCGACGTGGTGCGCGTGCACCCCGACACCCTGCTGCGCGATGCCGCCGAACTGCTGTTGCACCACAAGTACGGGTGCCTGCCCGTGACCGAGGGCGACAGGCTGGTGGGCATCGTGACCGAGGCGGACTTCCTGAAGCTGACCATCAGCCTGCTGGATGCCGTCGAACACCCCTAGGCAGGCCGCCCAAACGGTTTGGACACGAGCCGCCCGGCTTTCAGGGCGGCTTTTCACTTGAAAGGATCAGGAGACATGACTGCAGCAAAGAATCTTTCCATCGTGATCGTCTTCGCGGCCCTGCTGGGGCTGCTCGGCATCGGCGGCTTCATGCTCTTTCAGGACATGGAAGGGCCGGAAGTCATCCTTACCCCGGACACGGGGCGTGCCTCGCCGCATCAGGATCTGAACCTGATCCTGCGCGACAAGAAGTCGGGCATCCGGTCCGTCACCGTCACGGTGAAAAAGAATTCGCACTCGCTGGTCGTGCTGGACAGCGCCTTCACCGATGGCCGTCGCGAACAGCGCGTGGCCTTCAACCTGAAGGATGCAGGCCTGAAGGACGGCGCCTTCGACCTTGAAGTGCGCACGGCCGACACCTCGCTGGCCGGGTTCGGCAAGGGCAACACCACCACCAGGGTCTACCCCCTGCGTCTGGACACCCAGCCCCCGCGCGTTTCGGTAAAGAGCATGCCCCCCTACGTGCGGCGCGGCGGCACCGGTTCCATCCTCTATTCGGTCAACGAAGATGTGGAACGCACCGGCGTGAAGGTGGGCGACCTGTATTTTCCGGGGTTCAAGCAGCCAAGCGGCGACTACATCTGCTTCTTCGCCTTTCCGCACT
It contains:
- the tsaD gene encoding tRNA (adenosine(37)-N6)-threonylcarbamoyltransferase complex transferase subunit TsaD translates to MLCLGIETSCDETALALVRDGVVIADVMSSQADVHALFGGVVPELASREHYRLIGALCDEVLRRAGVTAADIDVVAVARGPGLLGSLLVGMGFAKGLALATGARLVGVNHLHAHLLAAGIAEEMPYPALGLLVSGGHTHIYRMESPRHMPLLGRTLDDAAGEAFDKVAKQLGLAYPGGRTIDELGRKGTVTPAMFPRPYVDNDNLDFSFSGLKTAAGLVVQANPALIKAARAVADGSAGAAGSVNGTSNLVQPELPDMAALYDMCASFNHAVADTLRIKLERALVRENGPLPGTPAAPARKKRKKGAAVATDAGQTALSDQAALSGRAALSGRAASPDQAACAAGAGQGGPAPGPRRAPVRALVAAGGVAANSYVREALGDLARRAGLPLLLPSPALCTDNGIMVAHAGWRLASLGLGHGLALEAIPRGRSIPDDFTMFRSV
- the fbp gene encoding class 1 fructose-bisphosphatase — encoded protein: MPEVTVTEHLLLHQKRSPAATGQFTTLLNDLILSAKIIARSVNKAGLLDVLGGTGEVNVQGENVQKLDEFANRVLIYRMERSGALCAMGSEENADVIRVSEKLVRGDYILIFDPLDGSSNIDVNINVGTIFSILRRKSPSGDDATMEDVLQAGAEQVAAGYILYGPSTMLVYSTGQGVHGFTLDPTVGEFLLSHPDIRIPERGKIYSVNESYWHYWDDATREAVGYFKGTDNERGKPYSLRYVGSLVADFHRTLLYGGIFMYPMDQRDPQKPQGKLRLQCEASPLAFLAEQAGGLATDGTGRILDITPQVLHERVPLFIGSRRDVQAVTDIYTRRAG
- a CDS encoding PDC sensor domain-containing protein; protein product: MQRVNKAACLLLALGVLLATGCKHEAKEYWKDTRRYYREYLNTPAKLDLEDKGEVAPAEARLAEGFAGIDIQLRALERALENSDRKPDTAWAKQMFQRFPWISGLAAVDHDGNVMAQQPEASMKPLDFTPLLKEDAKQNMRALRSYVQDTPMGPEVYVGVPVYSGTDFRGLVIAHFDIRALLPYSSRPADLMIAAPGQVMWPGRFDAQATPIASTDWGAVLTKDVYGTVANTNGEFYWVSRYLGNLPLVFAVPEAGSFPEKPEQLGILKQAAALGSASNPNEPVTEIQPAYPELDESEGSILTKPAPQASDDQKVKEEAIR
- a CDS encoding tetratricopeptide repeat protein — encoded protein: MKAKIEWYQEVLELEPSSKVFFPLARLLAENGQPDDAIATLRQGLDRHPEFIEARLFLIELLHSSHRDDLRDGEVGKLARLLGAYPGFWDAWSACLAAGDKGRDTALALAFLAASFRSGTQGALSWTSVIEHGLRAMLGGNGTDPAPATHPAATPVGPSAIVESGMPGMHDATAVPHETLGHAPLSRAAAHADGDEEERAAGAPDAPSAPTDVDATTSDALDAQDEEEEHFSLRTRSMAQVLAEQGDLRGALDIYEELMAASGSDEERADIASVIQELTNRLKSAGEGSQRQQATDEGQPLQGKHKLIHMLESLAERLEARAQG
- a CDS encoding FtsB family cell division protein; translated protein: MFWRRLLIGLSLALNVVLLYRLVWSDQGMVAYKMLKQQCTAMEARLKDLDTRNLALSREIRLLQADGKYVEKMIRKRLNFVKDNEILYIFPETQAEAATPGAGSDEGKN
- the pgsA gene encoding CDP-diacylglycerol--glycerol-3-phosphate 3-phosphatidyltransferase, whose translation is MFNLANRITLARIFIVPAIVALLMFPGRITCLAAVVLFALASATDVIDGHIARRSNMVTSFGKFLDPLADKILIGSVMIMLVELGWIAGWIAIVIIARELMVTGLRAVAADEGLVIAADKFGKMKTVMQMLALVPLMLHYQWFGLDPNPAGQFMLYIALFLTVFSGFNYLYTFYGNWLKDGAGRA
- a CDS encoding Mrp/NBP35 family ATP-binding protein; protein product: MSSCSTCPSARNKAETGKPSAGMAIQDEIISSTLGRIRYKLFIMSGKGGVGKSSVTVNTAAALAARGYKVGILDVDIHGPSVPNLLGLRAGIEADERGGLLNPAKYNDNLFVISMDSLLKDRDTAVLWRGPKKTAAIRQFVSDVNWGDLDFLLIDSPPGTGDEHMTVLKTIPDALCVVVTTPQEISLADVRKAINFLQYAQANVLGVVENMSGLYCPHCGGEISLFKKGGGRELAEKCGLPFLGAVPLDPATVVAADRGVPVVMLEEDSRAKQGFLELADNIAAASENSLEAVASTHA
- a CDS encoding YqaA family protein; this encodes MRLFSRLLDRLWAAAASRGAVRMLVLVSFTESVFFPLPPDLLLIPMALAARERALRLAAICLAASVAGGIVGYFVGMFFMDVVGMPIVRFYGLQEQYHAVKAWYDTYSAWAVAVAGLTPVPYKLCTLTAGAFRIDFPTFLLASVVSRGLRFFVIAGLIYLFGERVRHFLERRFDLVLLGTLVLGVLGFVAIKFLN
- a CDS encoding protein-L-isoaspartate(D-aspartate) O-methyltransferase yields the protein MLDMKRNRERMVKQQIETRGITDPAVLAAMRSVPRHLFVQEALRAQAYEDHPLPIGHGQTISQPFIVALMSQIIEPQPGLRVLEIGTGSGYQAAVLAEMGMDVYTVERIRELHAAARDLLRTLKYRKVRLKLDDGTLGWPEAAPYDRILVTAGGPEVPLPLIEQLADPGILVIPVGSSKRMQELVVVRKQGGRVVRESKGGVAFVDLVGTHGWRG
- a CDS encoding CBS domain-containing protein, coding for MLYVGDLMSTGLFTLKKTDSLRAARSLMQLARIRHIPIVDAKGDFQGLLTHRDILSATISRFAGVDEAVQNEIDAGIPVGEIMRTDVVRVHPDTLLRDAAELLLHHKYGCLPVTEGDRLVGIVTEADFLKLTISLLDAVEHP